ATGATAAAATTCGGTTTGAGTTTGGTACGTTGAACATGTACGGCAGGtgagaaaatggaagagaaggcagaaaaaataattgattaaaataaaagggGGTGTAGGGCGTTGGAGCAACAGGGAGTCGGGTGGCTCTGATGAGATGGAGACCCATTTGCCCAGCACAATCTCTCGCTCAATCCCGATGCCGAACCGCCGTTTGGTTTCCTTCTTGGAAACATCACCGCCACCACCGCCCACCGCCACCTTCCACCACCCAAAACTCAggggccaaaaaaaaaaaaagaaagggttgTTTTGTGGGCTCTAGGTGGACCCTGGGGAAATTGACACGTGGACACTCATGTTTGGTAGTGTGGTGATGTCCATCATAGGAAGCAGGAGGAGGCACATGGGTGGTGGTAGGTTCAAGAAAATCATGTGATCACATGTGCCTCCCTTTCCTTTTGTTTGCATTTGTATTTTGTGGGCCCAAGTATTTTCCCCCCTTTCTTTTCCACCTCCTACAACTTGTGTTTCACCCCACGTTCCCCCACTTGAGCGTGGGCGTTTAAACCCCAACAATCATATTAACCAATGCCCTGCTATCTATCTGCATTTTACTACTACTTTTCATTGCCCATTCTCTACCCAATTAATAACCAAATAATAGGGATAAAGATGGTACATctcattgattttttattagtgCAAATGATCTCTCCACGCGCTCACGGCGGCTCGTGAGtgtattttactattttttggtTGATAATCGGGGCTTGGGGAAGCCAAAACTTGGTGGGCCCAGCATAGTTGGCAACTTGGCATTGACATTTCCAGAACTGAACAATAATTTAACACCCCCACAATGCACATTCGCAAGGTCGTACACACCACCTCCGCCTCTACCTCCGCCGTCTCTCTCTACTCTCTCTCAAAGTTGTGTCTTCAGCTTTGTATGGAGGACACAGCGGACAACCACCCATTAGCCATAGGCACATTTCAGAGGAGAGAGAGGAGACAGAAGCCAAAATCAGTCAAGGGCGTGATCAGGAGAAAGAGGGGACATCTGAAGACTGAACACAAGAACGACGGCGGCGGCGACGGCGGTGGTGGaggtgatgaagatgatgaagaggTAGAGCTAGAGGTGGAGAAGAAGATCATGGAGTTGCAGAGGATTGTACCAGGAGGAGAGTGGGTTGGGattgaaaatttgtttgaacAAACCGCTAGTTATATATTGGCCTTGCAGTGTCAGGTGAAAGCCATGAATGCTGTGGCTTCCTTTCTTGAAGGTCTGGACATTGAGAAGAGGAAGCTCGGAGGTTAAACAAAACAATCGcccttctctttcttctccatGGCTTTCAACTTTCATCCTGCAACAactttccttaatttttttccccctttcctctgtgtaatttttttttttttttttttaaaaaaaagagaaatttctTGGTTTTCCGATGAAAAGGAAGAGAGGTTGACGTTGGTGAGCACCATTGTAATGGTTTGGCAATGGATTTTCAGCCAATATCATGTGCAGGTAGGAAATTCTAAATCTGATCATAAGGTTGGCTTTTTGAACAAGTACAATTCTGTTCATTTTTGTGACATTGTTATTAACGGAGAATAtgctacttatttttattttagaagttCAAATTCAAATTGGCTGCAACCATATCTAGCTTTGGAAGATATGGAAATATATACAGCCCATTACAAGATTGGTAGGTACCAGATGGTTCATTTTTATATGGTTTAGGTCATATTTAGAATATCTcgaaaacaagaagaaaaagaaatagggaggggaaatggaaaaattaataaattatttttatatttactttaaatttattttactaattttaattccttttatatAGAACAGAATAAAAATGATAACGAGAACagaataaaaattgattcaaataaaaataaaatttcacttgtaattaagattttaatttagttttaatagaaaatattttgattccTTTAATATGAGTTGtctttaaaaatacatttataaaaaGAAGAGTCCGTGGGATcatgttttttgaaacatgtttttaaaactgtttttaagtattgagctcatttttttattttatttttgaaaaccgaTAAAAAcaactcatatttattttttaaaattgttcactagttcactttgtttttaaaaattatttctagaaTATTGTTTGTAAACCACACGGACCCTAAGAACCCAAAAACTTAAtttggataagttatttttaacattattttttatttaaattttgtaaaaaaaaattcaatttatatattgtaaagtaaatttaattaaatttttattaaaaataaaaataatttttaattataaataaatttaaaaaataaatagtttttaataaatatgagtagtaatattttaataaaatcacaaattatatatatattttttataaatattataaaaatctcAATATTAACCTCCTCGCAACAACatagttgtttgtttttaaaataaataaataataattgttaatattgttttattttaaataaattttaaaataaataacaacatATATTTAATGCTCAATTATGAatagaatattttcaaattattcttaaaaattagaaaaataattaaagaattggaaatattaattatatctcacttaattattcttaatttttttccttatttttctatGTTCTTcttctgttttaaaaaacaagtgaaacaGACttctacttgttttttaaaaatgattctcctttgtttctaaaaaccaaTTCAAGACAACatccaaataattttataaatttttaaatataatttttgtttttaaaaacaaatatatattttaaaatgtacaGTTTGAGAGTTTtcttcttaaatgaaaataaaaaaatattttaaagtatatATATCAGTATTATTgtcaaattatttctttttccattctCATTGTTGTCTAAcattaaaatgtaaataaatactCATTCCAACCTTATATTTCTAGGTGTAGTGAAACacaagaatgaaaacaaaataccCATTCACATTCTCCATTCTCATATACAAAAAATAGCCTTAATAACATTTAGATTAGTGCATTGACGCTAATCTAAATGACGCACTTACAGAAGTGCATGGTCAATAACAAGTTTATCCTTCCATTGGTGAGTATTTATGAGTGCTATCATGCTCACAATGTGTCACATACCATAAAAACAATTTAGGAACTCTTGTTCAAGTTGTTCCCAATTGTCTATTAAGCCGAACTCGAGGTTAGTGTATTAATCAAAGATATTTCCCTTTGATGAGTGAACATTGACTAGGAGATCCCCTTGAGTGCCTGCATTGTTATAGGTTTCTACAAAATAAGTGACATGTTGTCTCGGGTTTCCTTTGCCGTCAAATTGTTTGAATTTAGGTAATTGAAAGTCTATAAACATTCTCAATTGCTCAATCCTCTATAAATAAGGCTTCTATAAGCATTCTCAATTGCACAATCCTCTAGAAATAAGGCTTAGAATAAGTATGAGAAGATAAAACACTACCTTCATCTTTACTCCTAAGAGCTTCAaggataaattcttttaattgattaataggAATTAACCCCTTTAGAAAAACTGGCTTTTGAATAACCGAACAATTCATTGAACCTCGGTTTTTTTTCACTCAAAAGCCCACTAACAGGCCTAATTTGCCCTTTTTAAAGGGCCCAATTCAAAAGCCCAGTCTCTAGTACCATTTGCTGGGCTCGCTCTTGGCCCTGTTTGTTGTTATGGAGGGATTATGTTAACAGCTTCTCATTCTTATTTaaatccgatgtgggattgatGTTTATGATATTAAAGTTGAAggaatcaataaaataaatttaacaatTCCACCCGCAGGACTTGAACTAAGACCTGGATCTTAAGAAATGCTACAGAGAACCACTCACCGACATTGGTCTTTACACTAAATAaagcaaacaacaaaaaacatattttttttctgaaaattttataatattaaataaaatattgtaatatttttaaaattataaaattagttaaaattaaacaatttaatcTACTTCAGTTTCAATATAGTTACATTTAAATACtatacatatttaatttatcctaaaataaaagaataaaacaattaaacaaaatttactaaaattaattgattaaaattaacagttattttttaatgattgttttaaaaaataattatataaatattttaaatgatttaaaataaaataatagacataaaaatcattttttaaatattaaaatagattaaaaatattttaaattttcaaacaaatttttgttttacaaaacattataaaataattttaaaaaacggttctcaaaaactatttttcataattgttttaaaaaagcaTTACCAAATAGGTTCtaatatttttcaacttaaaaaatataaattttggaCAAAAGTAccctcattattttcttgcaaaagtaatattttttttcaaaacatacgtgtaaataatgaaaatattgaaagatatttatataaaaactgGGTTACtcttcatattaaaaaatgatgaagattagttttataaatttaagatattttcatcattttaatctattaatccataaaagtatttgaaaaacttttaaaacattttatttaatataaggaGATTCATCacttaaaattacatttttgacattatattagaaaactttttattttataaaatcaaaacactATATAAGCAAATTTTAATACGTTCCAAAAAGATTATGatgatactaaaaaaaaaaaagaaaaaaaaaaaagaaaaatataataattggTTAGATTTCCCAAATAAAATCCCTAATTACACGGTTCAGATGAAGTAATAAACAGTGTGTTGGGCTCTTGGACcgtccattttttttcatcagaAAATATTCCGACGCTTGAAAACGCAAAGTGAAAGTTCGAAACCCTAATCGAATCAATCTCTAAAAGAAAGGTAGAGGTTCTTTTGCCCCGTTCATTTTATCTTTGCCTTCTTAATTTTCTCGGAAAGTTTCCGTAGCCTTTTCTCGAGAAAATCTTTAGGGTGAGAAAACAAACTTCGTGTTTAAGCTCTACTGCCATGCTCAGGATAACAACTTCCAATCTCgacttttgatgttttattttatttctctatgATTTTATCGGAGATCAAATGGATTTGGTCTCATTTTCTGTTCTGTTTATTTCTGCAGGATTAACAATGGCAGATGAGGTGTTCATCAGCGGAGCAACCAACGGCGACGATCAAACGAACGAGAATTTTTACGATCTTGATCGCGAGAACGATATCAAGATTGCGGAGTTAACTCGAAAGGTTGGAGTTCTTGAGCAAGAGAAGGCCGACCTGATTCGTGAATATGATGGAGTGAAGCAGAGAGTCGAAAAATTAACGGCGGAAAGTGAAGAAATGAAAAGCGATAAGGATGAGATGGAAAAGAAGTTGGAGGAAATGATGAGAGAGATCGAACGATCAGAATCGGACAGGAAGGCTTTGGATGTGATCGGGGCAAGAGCAGTGGAGCTGGAGACTGAGGTGTCGCGATTGCAGCACGATCTGATATCGGCATCGAGCGAAGCAGACGAAGCAAATGCAGAGGTTATGCAATTAAAGAGAATTCTCGAGGAGAAGGAACTGAGAGTGGAGAATCTTGAGAAAGAGAAGGGATTGATCGAGAAAGAGAAAGGTGAGAATGAAAGCAGACTTAGGGATTTGGAGGAGAAAATTAGAGTTATGGAGGTGAAAGAAAGTAAGATAAATGAGGAGAAAATCAAGATAGAACAAGAGACCAAAGAGAAAATTGatgagaaagagagggagatATCTAATCTGAAGTCAGATATTGAGGAATTGAAATCATCGATTGAGCATTTAAAGATGCAGCAGAAACAGGATGAGGAGATGAGGAACAATGAATTGAAGGAAGCTCTGAGAAAATGCAATGAGAAAGCGCAATATACGGAATCAGCACTGGATCAAGCGCTGGAAGAAGCAAGGGAATTAAAGGTGGCGTCCAAGACACTACAGGACACACAATATGAAGGAGTTAATGGGATTGCATCGGATTCTGATACAGGGGACGTGGAGGAAAGACCTTTGGGGTTCAAGTGGCAAGTGGCAATATTCACCGGCGCTATTACTGCTGCAGCTGCGGTGTGCTATCTCCGCTATAGAAGGCAAAGGTGAGATTAGTTGGTAGAAAGCAAAGCAAAGGGCAAGATGAAGAAAGATTTAAGGTTAGGATTTTTTGAACTGCCTacgtggttttttttttttttcgtttgaGCCTGTGGATCTTGCTGGACTCTAATTTTCGTCTGGGTTGTTACGTGTTTGCTTGTAGACTTGATTGGTGCTAgatataaacctttttttttcaataatatgaAGTACTGCTACTGCAATATGTCTTACTGaaccaatgtcctgttgtaTGCTCTCAATGTGGGAGagccttcttttttttttttcttttgctttttcaaTTCTCCATTTAGCATACTGTTCATTTGCTGGTTTAATTGCTTATGGCAAAGTGTTGAAATTGCATGGTTTTTTTGTGGTACAATTTGTTTGTAGCCCATGTGTCAAGAATGTTGATAGGATTTTGGAAGATCATCCTCTACCTAAGTAGAAAACTTATTGCCAAATATAGTGCCATTTAGGCCTGGTTTGTTGCATGAACATGTTTTTCTCAACTAAAACTTTTGGATGGTTGTCTTGAAAACCTCTTAAATGGAAGTGGCTCCATGAGATTGGTCAAAGATTTAGTCCTAGACTACTGGAATTTCTTAAAAGAATGAGCTTATAAATAATGGAGGATGGCTTTAACCCTGAGGGGTAGCTCAGTTGGTCCGGCCTTGAGTTTGTTCCCCAATGGTCACTAGTTCAAGTCCCCTCAGGGCCATTGGAGGTTTACCCGGTTGTTAACTTCAGGGCCCATAGGATTAGTCGAGGTGCGTGTAAGCTGGCCCGGACATCCAcagttatcaaaaaataaataaataaataatggagGATGGCTTGACTTTGAAAACTTGTATCCTTCTCATGGTGGAAGCTAAAGATAATGGGAGTCCATTTATACTGCTGAATTGGTGTTTAATCAACTTTTTACTAGGCTTAAACTCTTATGGGTGATGGGCAAATGGCGGTATATATTGTGTAGTATCCTGTGAAATTGACGCTCACAAACAGGGTTGAATAGTCAATAGTCATCGTGTTGGGACTTAGACTTACAACTGATGATACTGCTCATTCTTCTGATAATCATCAAACTAAAAACCATATGTTTGTCATACCTCAGAGTTGCAGTTGCTGGGTGTTACACTTCTCTAAATTATTGCCATCTTGTAATGGTTTTAGATACATATCTTACTCTTTCTTACCAATGATGGCTAGAGGCACTCGTTCACTGATTTATGGATGTTGTTTGGTTCAAAGTCCTAATTCTTCTTTATTGCACACAAAGAGCAACAATGAAACATGTGTTTAAGCATGCatatactttctttcaaacaCTGAAAGCTAATAATTGTTAGTGCACACGCCTCCTATTTTCTGTTTccaaaatcagaaaataatAGGTACTTTTACATAAGATACAAAAATACACTTACATTGATGACTAAACTCGCAGTTGGATTGAAAAAATAACAGTTTTAAAgactattaaaaaattttattaaagtaatttGGATGatcttgtgtttttttaattattttaaaatattaattttgtgcCTTTGAAGCTTTCACATGCAATGGGTATATATGTAAATGGACATGGTCACATCCCACATGTAGGAAGACATTGTTCATGTCCTGTCTCTCTCTCCTTTAAATTTATAGATATGACCATATTTATCGTTTATTCTCTCTTGAAATGATAGGTGAATGATATAGCTTTAATCCTTGGAGTGTTATTTAGACCCATTTTcctgttttattttcaaataaataaataaatagggaatattttgcttatattttcttatattccattaattttattatgaaatttaaattaaagaataaagtaATTTCAGCAATTTGATAAATGTGTGGGAAAGTGCTTTTATTCATCATAAGATATGCATATGCTGTCCACCGAAAGTTGCTTTTCCCCCATCCACATGTGCCCTACAGCAATTTAAAGCTTTAAAGCATGTTCAAAAAGAATGagttgaaagagaaaaagatcaaaagaaatGTATATCAGAATCCTCTTTTTGTTTAAGTTCCCTTTCCTCTTTGTTTTGAAATCTCAGCTATTGAGATATTTCAAACAGAGAAAgataaggaaaatgaaaaataatcttGCGAGCAATATTTGGAGGGCATGTTGATGATGCTGTAACCAAAATTCTCTTGTCAAAGTATTGTTGTGGAACAGGTGTTGTAAATGATAGTAAGAGTGAAGCATTCTCCATATGCTTTATTGGAATCCCTTTTGATAAAGGAAACCTCTTGGATCTCTGTTGCCAAACCCAATTCTTTAGAACACCCTACTCCATCAAACACAGTTTGAAATCAAGTAAGATCTGATGGCAATTGGTATGGAGATGATAGACAATAGCTGACTGCTGACAGTCTCTGAGATATGGAGACAACTTCCACATGGTGGCCAAGATTTCAATCCCAACATGTTTTTACAAACTTGTATTACACCCCCAATGCTTCATGTCCTTTTGGAACCCCAGTGTCCTCATCCCTCCAAAATGAGGGTCCATCAAGAGCGTAATGGCCGTAATCAATCTCCATTAAGAGATTAGACCCAAAAAAAAGGTCCCTCCTTCCTTCCGACTTAAACCTGCCATTAATTCCATGATTCCTCATTCATACCATACTAAATGGCAGTACAATTCATGCAACCTTTTCCTATTAATATGTATGCCTGCATGAAGGTGAAAAGATTCTAATGTAACAATATGGGACATTTTCGCCGCAGGGCTTTTTGCGCAATTTTCACGGTTTCCTCCTATCCTGACTTGCAAAATATCCTCGTATTTCACGGGGGAACTATTAATCTCCTCTATAACACCCACTAGTTCTTACCAAAACTGAGGAGAAAAAAGATGTGAGATGTGTCTTCTGTTATACACAAAGGCCACTGCAAAATCTGTGAAAGGGATGATAAGCATGGACTCCGGACAGATGTGCCATAACTTACTGATCCCACTCAATTCAGCCATTTGCCTAAAGCCCACGCAACTCATCGTTTTCCAACTTGAATCGATAAAAACAGAGTGGGAGCACAAATTCTACCTTAGACAAGTCTTTTTGTCAAAGGAATGTCCTGGAATTCAATTGCTGTCTCCTCAAGCTTATAAGCAAAAGCTTGAAAAGTATGACATCTAAAGCCTGTCAAGTGTTATGGAGTGCAAAAAAAGTTTCAGAGAATTCATTCTATCCTGAGGAAAAAGTGCATTCTCCAGCCCATTCTGCCAGATGAAAACTGCCTTTTGTTCTACTCTCCTTTTCTCGCCAGTCAGTAAACTAGAAACCCAtcttataaagaaaataagggTCCAATGCTCCTTACACTTGTGTTAAAACACAGTGCTTAAACAATGCTGATTAATCACACAAATCcatgaaaaatatatcattaattttcttcccatgttctttatttttctttctatctcATAAATGTTCACAAATCCCAGTTATAACTTATAATAACTGTTTATCACACATCTCAGAACCAGAGAAAACTAGATAGTACTGAGGTAATTACCATATAGGCAAGGATACCCCGAAAATCATACAAACTGCCCAATCAATCTCACACAATAGGTAGCTAAATATCATCCCCACGATCAAAATAAATGCATATAAATTCTCTAAATAATCAAACAGGCAAAGGAGATTACATCTCCAAAGAGAGTCAATTCACCTAGAATTATCTATCAGAGCGTCGCAGAACATCAAACAGGCCGCAGCAACTCCTCCAAGATGTGGGGTGCAGGGTACGCTGAGTCACAGATATGATGGGCGGCTATTCAAAGATTCAAAACAGAAGAAAAGCAGTCATTAGTTGGCTTTGATGTAGCAGGGGCTAACAGGAAGAATAAAACTTAGGAGTCAAAGAAATATGTTTGAGGAACAATTATGCACTACAAATCTAATCCACTAACCTGATATCCTGTGCTTTCTGGAATCTCAGGCTGATTGTGGTGCTCACCCACATTACTAGTATCAACTGCAGCAACCTGATATGCTGTGCTTTCAGGAATCTGGGACTCGGCGGCACTGGGTTCCACAGCAGGAACGACCACTGCCTCTTGCAACAAATCATCAATTTTATCTTTGGACCCCAAATCATTAACGCCTGCAGACTCTCCATTCTTCTCCTCTGCAGCTGCTAATTCGGTTTCTTTGGTACCATTTGCCACCATCTCTGCTCCAACTGAAGAAATCCCATTACAGTCATCAAGAGACTGTGATAGTTTCTCCTCAATTTTTTCTGATTCCACCCCAGGCACATCAGGCACTAATGAGTTCTCAACTGGGTTTTCCACTGCTTGAAGCAGATCTTCAGGCTCACCAAGTGAGGCAACAAATGAGTCAGAAACCTCCTCCTGCTTCTCCTCCAATTTCTCTTGTTCCACAAACTCAGGGCTCTTCTCTTCTTGTTTGGACTCCTCCTCGGAACTACTGCTACTTGAATCATCCCCAATATCGATTTCCTTCACATATTCAGAGTTTTCAGTTTCATGAACACCAACCTCTTTCACAATCTCATTATCAAGTTGAAATTCTTCTTTCTGGATATCCTCCACCATGTAGTTTGCAGATTCTTCTTCCATGTGGGTACAATCGACTTCAAAAGCTGAAGAATCAGTCTCTCTTGCCTCAACTTCTGAATCTAGTTTATGATGGTTTTGAGAAACATTTCCTAAGGATCAAGACACTcacaactattaaaaaataaaaaatctcgaGACACCCAGGAGGCAAAATGCACTGTAGAAGCCGAAAACATAAATGAGAGAGGAAAGTTAGGAATTACCTTGAATAGTAGGTGATGAACGGAAGATGGGTGTCTGTTGCTTCTTTTTCTTGGCtgcttttcttctctttggaCCTGAAGGCATGACTGGTTGTTGGAGCGAGATCTCGATTGTGAAAGGTTTGGTGTTTGTATTAAATCTCGAGGGAATATGGAAAGTGAAAAGAGAGAGATATGTAGAGTCAaagacaaattttgaaaatgaaacaaCAATGGAGGGAGGATGTTACAGTGCACCCTTTAGCCTTCAGGGAGTAGTGATTTTGAATTGAGTGCTGAAACTCAGGAATTTGCTCCATTCATCTCcttactttttcctttcttatcatTAGTAATCTCATCATCTGACTTTTGGATTTTACCGGAAGAATAACCAACCATCAAATAAGGGTTCGGTCATGTTTTCtgaaaagttcaaaaaaaaaacatgctcAAATGTTtcaatgttttccttttatttacttatttttaaaaaattattatttatttcactttatttttaaaaattatttccacaTAACAATCACAACAcagtattataaatttttaaaaacaattttataattttaaaaacgaaaaaattatttttaaatcatacaaCGGAACAAACTTTAAATTtgcattatcattttatttaataataatgagataaaattaatttattaattaaggtGGTATCTTGATACTTCTAATCAATtgctttgtggttttttttgcttaattaattaattaattaaggtgGTGTCTTGATATTTATAGAAGTCTAGGATTCCGAATTCATTATCTTAGGAGTTGCTGAGATATATGTCGGCTTGTAaaacaattctttaaataaatgtttagaaagagaaagatttatttattaataaatggaactatttatttttatttttcatttcttaaaaaaaattgtttttataagaatattatAAACATAATGTGGGAGACAAAAATTCTAAGAGGGCGAAAAAATAATGTCtatatcttttttaatttcctttatatAAACTATAATTCAAGTTGTTACCAAATTGTGGGGTCTAATTGTAAATGACTTGTGCAAGAGGGGTTTTTTGTTTATAGGAAAAAGTAAGTTTTCATatacatgtaaaaataattataaaatagaattcctttaaaaacaattcaaatttcatttactcacatatcaaaaataatatttaatataatcaaACACTCGTTGATCAAATCAATGTAGTATgtaaaatagtataaaataatatttatatcattaaaatataatatctaaaTGGTAAAAGAtaatacatttaataaaaaaatatgtataaaatattattttttttggataatcacttgaaattcatatttaataaacttaagattatattttatgggtttatttatttatagg
The window above is part of the Vitis riparia cultivar Riparia Gloire de Montpellier isolate 1030 chromosome 12, EGFV_Vit.rip_1.0, whole genome shotgun sequence genome. Proteins encoded here:
- the LOC117926121 gene encoding transcription factor bHLH149; protein product: MHIRKVVHTTSASTSAVSLYSLSKLCLQLCMEDTADNHPLAIGTFQRRERRQKPKSVKGVIRRKRGHLKTEHKNDGGGDGGGGGDEDDEEVELEVEKKIMELQRIVPGGEWVGIENLFEQTASYILALQCQVKAMNAVASFLEGLDIEKRKLGG
- the LOC117926624 gene encoding peroxisomal and mitochondrial division factor 2, whose amino-acid sequence is MADEVFISGATNGDDQTNENFYDLDRENDIKIAELTRKVGVLEQEKADLIREYDGVKQRVEKLTAESEEMKSDKDEMEKKLEEMMREIERSESDRKALDVIGARAVELETEVSRLQHDLISASSEADEANAEVMQLKRILEEKELRVENLEKEKGLIEKEKGENESRLRDLEEKIRVMEVKESKINEEKIKIEQETKEKIDEKEREISNLKSDIEELKSSIEHLKMQQKQDEEMRNNELKEALRKCNEKAQYTESALDQALEEARELKVASKTLQDTQYEGVNGIASDSDTGDVEERPLGFKWQVAIFTGAITAAAAVCYLRYRRQR
- the LOC117926625 gene encoding uncharacterized protein LOC117926625, with the translated sequence MPSGPKRRKAAKKKKQQTPIFRSSPTIQGNVSQNHHKLDSEVEARETDSSAFEVDCTHMEEESANYMVEDIQKEEFQLDNEIVKEVGVHETENSEYVKEIDIGDDSSSSSSEEESKQEEKSPEFVEQEKLEEKQEEVSDSFVASLGEPEDLLQAVENPVENSLVPDVPGVESEKIEEKLSQSLDDCNGISSVGAEMVANGTKETELAAAEEKNGESAGVNDLGSKDKIDDLLQEAVVVPAVEPSAAESQIPESTAYQVAAVDTSNVGEHHNQPEIPESTGYQPPIISVTQRTLHPTSWRSCCGLFDVLRRSDR